One part of the Streptomyces nigra genome encodes these proteins:
- a CDS encoding CarD family transcriptional regulator codes for MTFKVGDTVVYPHHGAALIEAIETRQIKGVDKTYLVLKVAQGDLTVRVPADNAEFVGVRDVVGQDGLDRVFEVLRAPYAEEPTNWSRRYKANLEKLASGDVIKVAEVVRDLWRRERERGLSAGEKRMLAKARQILVSELALAENTNEDKAEALLDEVLAS; via the coding sequence ATGACGTTCAAGGTTGGCGACACCGTGGTCTATCCCCATCACGGGGCCGCGCTGATCGAGGCTATCGAAACTCGTCAGATCAAAGGCGTGGACAAGACCTACTTGGTGCTGAAGGTCGCCCAGGGTGACCTGACGGTACGTGTGCCAGCGGACAATGCGGAGTTCGTCGGCGTACGTGATGTGGTCGGTCAGGACGGGCTGGACCGGGTCTTCGAGGTGCTGCGCGCGCCGTACGCCGAGGAGCCCACGAACTGGTCGCGTCGTTACAAGGCAAATCTGGAGAAGCTCGCCTCCGGCGATGTCATCAAGGTCGCGGAAGTCGTGCGTGACCTGTGGCGTCGTGAGCGCGAGCGCGGACTGTCCGCCGGTGAGAAGCGCATGCTCGCCAAGGCCCGGCAGATCCTGGTGAGCGAGCTCGCCCTCGCGGAGAACACGAACGAGGACAAGGCCGAGGCCCTGCTCGACGAGGTCCTCGCGTCCTGA
- the ispD gene encoding 2-C-methyl-D-erythritol 4-phosphate cytidylyltransferase produces MSDESRPSPPQERAGTRTAVVIPAAGRGVRLGPGAPKALRALNGTPMLIHAVRAMAASRWVSLVVIVAPPDGAAEVKSLLDAHALPGGTPGGSWGRTDFLVVPGGESRQESVRLGLEALPPDHEIVLVHDAARPLVPVDTVDAVIEAVRDGAPAVVPALPLADTVKEVEPAEEPGTPEPVVATPARARLRAVQTPQGFDRATLVRAHETVTGDVTDDASMVEQLGLTVVVVPGHEEAFKVTRPLDLVLAEAVLARRRLNDGF; encoded by the coding sequence ATGTCCGACGAATCGCGTCCCTCGCCCCCGCAAGAGCGCGCCGGCACCCGCACGGCCGTCGTGATCCCGGCCGCCGGACGAGGTGTGCGCCTCGGTCCTGGCGCCCCCAAGGCGCTCCGCGCGCTGAACGGCACGCCCATGCTCATCCACGCCGTCCGCGCGATGGCGGCGTCCCGGTGGGTCTCCCTGGTGGTGATCGTGGCCCCGCCCGACGGCGCGGCCGAGGTCAAGAGCCTGCTCGACGCGCACGCGCTGCCTGGGGGTACCCCCGGCGGCAGCTGGGGGAGGACCGACTTCCTGGTCGTCCCCGGCGGCGAGTCCCGGCAGGAGTCCGTCCGGCTCGGCCTCGAGGCGCTGCCGCCGGACCACGAGATCGTCCTGGTGCACGACGCCGCCCGGCCGCTGGTCCCCGTCGACACCGTCGACGCGGTCATCGAGGCCGTCCGCGACGGCGCCCCGGCCGTCGTACCGGCCCTGCCGCTCGCCGACACGGTGAAGGAGGTCGAGCCCGCCGAGGAGCCCGGCACCCCCGAACCGGTCGTGGCCACCCCGGCCCGCGCCCGGCTGCGCGCCGTGCAGACGCCGCAGGGCTTCGACCGCGCCACGCTGGTGCGCGCCCACGAGACGGTCACCGGGGACGTCACCGACGACGCGAGCATGGTCGAGCAGCTCGGCCTGACCGTCGTGGTCGTACCCGGCCACGAGGAGGCGTTCAAGGTCACCCGGCCCCTGGACCTCGTCCTCGCCGAGGCGGTCCTGGCCCGCAGGAGGCTCAACGATGGCTTCTGA
- a CDS encoding response regulator transcription factor translates to MTRVLVVEDEESFSDALSYMLRKEGFEVAVATTGPDGLDEFDRNGADLVLLDLMLPGLPGTEVCRQLRGRSNVPVIMVTAKDSEIDKVVGLEIGADDYVTKPFSSRELVARIRAVLRRRGEPEEVTPAALEAGPVRMDVDRHVVTVSGSKIDLPLKEFDLLEMLLRNAGRVLTRMQLIDRVWGADYVGDTKTLDVHVKRLRAKIEPDPGAPRYLVTVRGLGYKFEP, encoded by the coding sequence GTGACCCGAGTGCTCGTCGTCGAGGACGAGGAGTCCTTCTCCGACGCCCTGTCGTACATGCTCCGCAAGGAGGGCTTCGAGGTCGCGGTCGCGACCACCGGGCCCGACGGACTCGACGAGTTCGACCGCAACGGAGCCGACCTCGTCCTCCTCGACCTGATGCTGCCGGGGCTGCCCGGCACGGAGGTGTGCCGCCAACTGCGCGGCCGCTCCAACGTCCCGGTGATCATGGTGACCGCCAAGGACAGTGAGATCGACAAGGTCGTCGGCCTGGAGATAGGGGCCGACGACTACGTCACCAAGCCGTTCTCCTCGCGCGAGCTGGTCGCCCGTATCCGGGCCGTCCTGCGCCGGCGCGGCGAGCCGGAGGAGGTGACCCCGGCCGCCCTGGAGGCGGGCCCGGTCCGGATGGACGTCGACCGGCACGTGGTCACGGTCTCCGGCTCCAAGATCGACCTCCCGCTGAAGGAGTTCGACCTGCTGGAGATGCTCCTGCGCAACGCGGGCCGGGTCCTCACCCGGATGCAGCTGATCGACCGCGTGTGGGGCGCCGACTACGTCGGGGACACCAAGACGCTCGACGTCCACGTCAAGCGGTTGCGCGCCAAGATCGAGCCGGACCCGGGCGCGCCCCGCTATCTGGTGACCGTGCGCGGCCTCGGCTACAAGTTCGAGCCGTAG
- the ispF gene encoding 2-C-methyl-D-erythritol 2,4-cyclodiphosphate synthase, which produces MASEPYPLPQVGIGTDIHAFEEGRELWCAGLKWEGEGPGLAGHSDADVVAHAACNALFSAAGLGDLGQHFGTGRPEWSGAPGTVLLTEAARIVREAGFRIGNIAVQAVGPRPKIGKRRDEAQKILSEAAGAPVSVSGATTDGLGFPGRDEGLMAVATALVVRDGRDG; this is translated from the coding sequence ATGGCTTCTGAGCCGTATCCGCTGCCCCAGGTGGGCATCGGCACCGACATCCACGCCTTCGAGGAGGGCCGCGAGCTGTGGTGCGCCGGCCTGAAGTGGGAGGGCGAGGGCCCCGGACTCGCGGGCCACTCCGACGCGGACGTCGTCGCCCACGCCGCCTGCAACGCGCTGTTCTCGGCGGCCGGGCTCGGTGACCTCGGACAGCACTTCGGCACCGGGCGCCCCGAGTGGTCGGGGGCGCCGGGGACCGTCCTGCTGACGGAGGCCGCCCGGATCGTGCGCGAGGCCGGCTTCCGGATCGGCAACATCGCCGTGCAGGCCGTCGGCCCCCGCCCGAAGATCGGCAAGCGCCGCGACGAGGCCCAGAAGATCCTCTCCGAGGCGGCGGGCGCACCCGTGTCCGTGTCGGGCGCGACGACGGACGGCCTCGGCTTCCCCGGCCGGGACGAGGGCCTGATGGCGGTGGCGACGGCACTGGTCGTACGGGACGGCCGGGACGGCTGA
- a CDS encoding sensor histidine kinase: MDVNAAVAAAAAIAGLLTGVIAVLAFRWSERDLKRPTRTSLHTDPVLPPGVDTVLSVLRSSAVVLDEGDAVVKASSAAYALGLVRGGRLSVEPMLQMARDTRRDGEIRQVELDLPRRGTGRGEALAVSARVAPLGSRLVLLLVEDLTEARRIEAVRRDFVANVSHELKTPVGALSLLSEAVMDAADDPEAVERFAGRMQIEATRLTNLVQELIDLSRVQNDDPLEDAEPVRVDELVAEAMDRCRHAAGTKQITMAASVAAPGESDQGGTVDLRIWGNRGQLAAALGNLVENAVNYSPARTRVGIAARRITVPGGDLVEIAVTDQGIGISDKDKERIFERFYRVDPARSRATGGTGLGLAIVKHVAASHGGEVTVWSSEGQGSTFTLRLPEAGAARDRGRQQPGPDDDDGPAALTHSRTTPESAAYETLSAPEVHP, from the coding sequence CACCCGTACCTCCCTGCACACCGACCCGGTCCTGCCGCCCGGCGTGGACACGGTCCTGTCGGTGCTGCGCTCCTCCGCCGTCGTCCTCGACGAGGGGGACGCCGTGGTCAAGGCCAGCTCGGCGGCGTACGCCCTCGGCCTGGTCCGCGGCGGCCGGCTGTCCGTGGAGCCCATGCTCCAGATGGCCCGCGACACCCGGCGCGACGGCGAGATACGGCAGGTCGAGCTGGACCTGCCGCGGCGGGGCACCGGACGCGGCGAGGCCCTCGCGGTGTCCGCGCGGGTCGCGCCCCTCGGCTCCCGGCTGGTCCTCCTGCTGGTCGAGGACCTCACCGAGGCCCGGCGTATCGAGGCGGTCCGCAGGGACTTCGTCGCCAACGTCAGCCATGAGCTGAAGACACCGGTCGGCGCGCTCTCGCTGCTGTCCGAGGCCGTCATGGACGCCGCCGACGACCCCGAGGCCGTCGAGCGCTTCGCCGGGCGTATGCAGATCGAGGCGACCCGCCTCACCAACCTGGTGCAGGAGCTCATCGACCTCTCCCGGGTGCAGAACGACGACCCGCTGGAGGACGCCGAGCCGGTCCGTGTGGACGAGCTGGTCGCCGAGGCCATGGACCGCTGCCGGCACGCCGCCGGGACCAAGCAGATCACCATGGCCGCGAGTGTGGCGGCGCCCGGGGAGTCCGATCAGGGCGGCACCGTCGACCTGCGGATCTGGGGCAACCGCGGCCAGCTCGCCGCCGCGCTCGGCAACCTCGTGGAGAACGCCGTCAACTACTCGCCCGCCCGCACCCGCGTCGGCATCGCCGCCCGCAGGATCACCGTGCCGGGCGGCGACCTCGTCGAGATCGCGGTGACCGACCAGGGCATCGGCATCTCCGACAAGGACAAGGAGCGCATCTTCGAGCGCTTCTACCGCGTCGACCCGGCCCGTTCCCGCGCCACGGGGGGAACCGGTCTCGGTCTCGCGATCGTCAAGCACGTGGCCGCCTCGCACGGCGGGGAGGTCACGGTGTGGAGCTCCGAGGGACAGGGCTCCACCTTCACCCTGCGGCTGCCGGAGGCGGGCGCTGCCCGCGACCGCGGCCGGCAGCAGCCCGGACCCGACGACGACGACGGGCCCGCAGCTCTCACGCATTCCCGCACCACCCCCGAGTCAGCCGCGTACGAAACGCTTTCCGCCCCGGAGGTCCATCCGTGA
- a CDS encoding DUF461 domain-containing protein, whose protein sequence is MSSSLRRGVLAAAALAFSMTSLAACAAGNDARTLEIKPDNAATSVGDIKIQNAIVVTQPELESTGPAVVSATLFNSGDSAQTLDSVKVKDSGEEAELKPAKGGSLTIPAGGSLILGGKDNASAVLPKGREAIKDGDAQAITFTFSRTGDVSLRALVVPAEGYYESWGPSAVPAAPEAGAKPSGTPTGTPAAGASAGATGSTDSTAGAGTEAGTEETGTAVLPSDSASQSAAGH, encoded by the coding sequence GTGAGCAGCAGCCTTCGACGCGGCGTCCTCGCCGCTGCCGCCCTCGCGTTCTCGATGACCTCGCTCGCCGCGTGCGCCGCCGGCAACGACGCGCGGACACTGGAGATCAAGCCGGACAACGCGGCCACCAGCGTCGGAGACATCAAGATCCAGAACGCCATCGTCGTCACCCAGCCCGAGCTGGAGTCCACCGGCCCCGCCGTGGTCTCCGCGACCCTGTTCAACTCCGGCGACAGCGCCCAGACGCTGGACTCGGTCAAGGTGAAGGACTCCGGCGAGGAGGCCGAGCTCAAGCCCGCCAAGGGCGGCAGCCTGACCATCCCGGCCGGCGGCTCGCTGATCCTCGGCGGCAAGGACAACGCCTCCGCCGTGCTGCCCAAGGGCCGCGAGGCCATCAAGGACGGCGACGCCCAGGCGATCACCTTCACCTTCAGCAGGACCGGTGACGTGAGCCTGCGCGCCCTCGTCGTCCCGGCCGAGGGCTACTACGAGAGCTGGGGCCCGAGCGCCGTCCCGGCCGCCCCCGAGGCCGGCGCGAAGCCGTCCGGCACCCCGACGGGCACCCCGGCCGCCGGCGCCTCCGCGGGCGCCACGGGCTCGACGGACTCCACCGCGGGCGCCGGCACCGAGGCGGGCACGGAGGAGACGGGCACCGCCGTCCTCCCCTCCGACAGCGCCTCCCAGTCGGCCGCCGGGCACTGA